GGGCGTTCGACGACGCCGCCATCGCGTACAACGTCGACGTCCGCTACCGGACGACCGACGGCGACGTGGCGCGCAAGCCGATGGTCCACCGCGGCGTCCCCAGCGACAACGCGGTGCGGTCGGCCCGCGCCGTCACGCTGACCGACGACGACCGACTGGTCGACCCCGACGGGTCGCGCAACGTGACGGTCGCCGAGTCGTCGACGTTCTACGCGGACGACCTGAACGGCACCGTCTACAACGTGGTCCGCGTGGAGGTGGTCGCGTGGCGCATCTGAACGGGGACCGCGGTCAGATCCTCCTCGTCGCCGCCCTGGCGCTGGCGGCCGTGTTCGTCCTGCTGACGGTCGTGGTCAACTCTGCCATCTTCACGGAGAACCTCGCGAGTCGGGGCGAGACGGTCGGCAGCGACGAGGCGCTCGCGCTCCGGGCCGCGGTGGTCGATAACGTCGGCGAGACGGTCGCGTACGCGAACCGGCACAACAACAGCGACTACGACGCGCTCGCACGGAACGTGACGGCTGAGACGGCCAACGTCAGCGCGGCGCTGAGCCGTCACTACGTCGCCGACGGCGTCGTCGTCGAGGTCACCGGCCCCAACGAGTTCGCCAACGGCACCCGAATCGTCGACGAGAACGAGAGCGGGTCGACCTTCGCGGGGGCCGACGGCAGCGTCGCGAACTGGACCGTGGCGACGGACGTGGACGGCGTCCGCGCCTACAGGCTCAACGTCTCGAACGGCAGCGTCAGTACGTTCGGCTCCGACGACGCGTTCTCACTGACCGTCGAGAACGACACCGCCGAGTGGCGAGCGAACTTCACGAGGAAATCGGGTACGTTCACCGTCGGCGTGGACGGAACGTCCGACGACGGGACGTGTCAGGTCGCCGGCTCGCCCGAGTACGTCCGCGTCGACCTGACCGAGGGCACCGTCGCGGGCGAGCCCTGTGCGCCGCTGCAGTTCGCCCGGGACGTCTCGTCGCCCTACGACGTCAGCTACCGCAACGGCGACGCGGTGAGCGGGAACTACTCGCTGGTAGTGAACGAGAGCGGGCACAGCAACGACAACCTGACCGACACGGCGGGCACGGACGATCCGTACGTTCACGACGCCGTCTACTCGGCCGACGTCCGGTACCGCTACGACGGACCGCAACTGCACTACGAGACGAACGTCACCGTCGCCCCGGGTGAGCCGGAATGACGGACCGGGCCGTCTCGTCGGCGCTGAACTACGCGCTGACGCTCGCGATCGCGACGCTGCTGGTCACCGGGCTGTTGATCGCGGGCATCGACTTCGTCGAGGCCCGACAGGACCAGGTGCTCAGGACGGAGCTGGCGGTGATCGGCGAGCAGGTCGCGGCCGACCTCGACCGCGCGAATCGGCTCGCGGCGGCCGGCGACGGGACCACGGCGGTGTGGATCAACCAGTCGTTCCCCGAGCGCGTCGCCGGGGCCCGGTACTGGGTGCGGCTCGAACCGGAGACGGGGTCGGAGCCGCCCCGGGTCGTCGTGGAGGCGACCGATCCCGCAGTGACGGCCGCGGTCCGGCTCAAGCAAACCGTGACGGTCGCCGAGTCGCGGACGGACGGGGGCGACGTGGCCGTCGTGTATAACGACAGCGGCGACCCGTCGACGCTGGAGGTGGCCGATGGCTGACCGGGCCGCCAGCGAGGTGCTGAGCTTCGCCATGGTGTTCGCGCTGGTCCTCGCGTCAGTGACCGTGGTGTCCGTCGGCGGGCTGGAGAGCCTCCAGACGGCGAGGGACGCCGAGCAACTGGACAACGCCGAGCGGGCCTTTGACGTCCTCGCTGACAACTTCCGCGACGTCCACCAGCGGGGCGCGCCCAGTCGGGCGACGGAGATCAGCCTCGGCTCCGGCGAGCTGTACACCGGCGCGAACGTGACCGTCGAGGTCTCGGCCAACCGGAGCGACGGCGGGTGGGACAACGTCAGCCGCGAGGTCAGGCCGCTCGTGTACGGGGGCGAGAACGAGCGGGTCCTGACATACGAGGGCGGCGGGGTGTTCCGCAAGAACCGGTACGGCGGCCGCGCGCTGGTCGACCCGCCCTTCGTGTTCCGGGACGACCGCGTCCTGCTGACGCTGGTGGCGCCGCAGACCTCGACCGTCGAGAGCCACGGCGACGCGACGGTGCTGGTGCGGACGAACCGCGAGGACAGGGCCGTCCCGATCCACGGCGGCGACTACGACGACGTCTACCTCAACGTCACCTCGCCCCGGCGGAACCAGTGGCAGCGGTACCTGCGGACCGAGACCGAGGCCGCGAACTGCGGTCCGAACGGCGACGACGAGGCGTACGTGGTCTGTCGGTACGACGATCCGGGGCAGCTCCACGTCGTGGTCTACGACCTCGGGCTGACCATCGAACGGTAGTCGACTCAGCTGCCTCGATCTGGCGCTATCCGCCGGTGGTTCGACGGGGCGCTATCCGTCGGTGATCTCGACCGGGTTCTCGGAGACGTGGAGGAAGGTGATGTAGATGACGTCGTCGCCGTTGAGGCTCAGCGAAGTGTCCTCGATGGCCTCGTCGTAGGTGAACTCGTTGGGATTGCCGTTGATGTCCATCGTCTGGCAGACGGCACCGCCCGTCAGGTTCGCGTTCCCGTTCAGGTCGCAGGTCGACCCCGGCGCGTAAATGAGGCCGACGTACTCGGCCTCCCCGTTGAAGTCGACCTCGCCGTCGGAGTGGACGGCCGTCTCCATGTTGCCGGCGTCGCCCTCGACGACGTTCACCTCTTCGCCGCCGTCGACGACGAAGTCGTTCCTGACGTACACCGATACGGACTCGTCGTCGTCGACCGCCTCGAGCGTGACGTTTGTCGGCTCGTAGGCGCCGTCGACGAGGATGGTGACGTTGCCGTCCGGATCCTCGACGGTCAGCGACCCGTCGAAGGTACCGTCGTGGATGTACCAGCCGGCGCTGGTGACGGTGTCTCCCTCGGAAACGTCCGTGCAGTTGTCACCCCCACAGTCCGCGATGGCGTCCTCGATGCGGCTGTCGATCGTCGGGTAGTTCATCCCCTCGTCGTAGGGCTCCGGCGGGTCGTGGTTACCGTTGACCGTGACGCCGGCCTCGCTCGTCGTGGCTACGGCGTTCTCGTAGCTCTCGTTGATCGGGACGATCAGTTCCGCTCGCACCGTGTCCGCGGTGTGGTTGTAGTAGACCTTGCCGTCCGTCCGCTCGTCGAAGTAGCTCCCCCACGCCCGGTAGTACCGACTGCTGACGGTGACGTTGATCCGGCCTTCCCTGAGGGGGTTAGTCCGGTCCGCAGCGCGGTCTGGGAAGTGCTGGGTCGACGAGCCGTCCTTCCGGACGACGACCTGCCCGTCGAGCGACCGGTCGCCGGAGACGGTCACCAGCGGGAGCGTCAGCGTGGCGTCCCGATAGTGGAACTCCGGCGGCGAGATCATGCGGGCGCCGCCGGGACCGCCGCGCCAGACGCCGCCGCCCTGGTAGGCGATAGTCCGCTCGCCGTCGTCGTACGTGACCGCGCCGAGCGTGACGTCCATGAGCGACCTCGTGTCGCCGGTGCTCTCGTTCGTGACGGTGACGTTCATCCGCCCGGCGCCGCCGTGGACCCGATAGCTCGCGTCGCCGGCCTGCGAGAGCGGAACGCGCGTCTGCCGGGAGTTCCCCAGCGCCACGAGCGCCGTCTGCGAATCGAACTGCGTGAGCCCCTTCTCGGCCCGCTCGACGTCCAGCGACTGGCGGGTGTCGAGGATGGCCGACCCGCCGACGGTGACCACGAGCGCCGCCCCCGCGAGGACCATCGAGAGCACGAGGAGCACCCCCAGCGGCTCCGACTGCGCGCGCCCGTCGCCCTCGCTGCCCGCGCCGAATATCATACCGGCTACATTGCTATCGCTCGTGATAAGTGCGGCGGCTGGTTACCAGTTGTCGTCCGACGCCAATTGAGAGAGCGTGACAGGCCGGTTCTGGTTCGACTGACTCGACCCGGCTGGTATCAGCCCCGATATCGACTCCCGACTGGCGCGGGACCGTCCGTTCCGCCAACCGTCGGCTGACCGGCGGCCGCAGGCGGCGCTACAGCGGACGCGCTATAGTAACGGTTTTAGGCGGGGAGGCGCGACCGTTTCGTGGGAACGGCACGACCGCAAATCCGACGCGTCGCCCGTTTGGGCGGCTTGGGATTGCGGCCGTGTTCGGCGCGGACCGGCAGTCGCCGGTCAGGGACGCCTGTCCCGTGCGCCAACACAGCGGCACCGACGGTTGTGCAGTTCCAACCCAACTATGGCACGAATGCACACCCGACGCCGCGGCTCGTCCAACTCTGACAAGCCCGCGGCAGACGAACCGCCGGAGTGGAGCGACGTGGACGAAGACGCCATCGAAGAGCGCGTGGTCGAGCTGGCCGAGCAGGGCCACTCGCCCAGCGAGATCGGCCTGAAGCTGCGCGACGAGGGCGTTCAGGGCACGCCGGTCCCGGACGTCTCCCTCGCGACGGGCAAGAAGATCAGCGAGATCCTCGAGGAGAACGACGCCGACCCCGACCTCCCCGAGGACCTGCGGAACCTGATGGAGCAGGCCGTCCGGCTGCGCGAGCACATGGACGAGAACCCCAACGACCATCAGAACAAGCGCGCGCTCCAGAACACGCAGTCGAAGATCCGTCGCCTCGCCGACTACTACCGCGGCGACGAACTCGACGAGGACTTCACCTACAGCTACGACAACGCCGTCGAGCTGCTCGAGTAGATGTCCGCAGCCGGTCGCGACCACGCGTCAGCCACGGCCGCCAGCGACGTCGCCGCCGCCGTCCGCGAGGCCGACTTCGTCCGCCTCGTGGCCCGCGCGGACGGGGACGCACTGGCAGCCGCGGGCGTGCTCGCCCGGGCGCTCGACGCCCGCGGCACGCCCTTCCAGGCGACCGTGGCGCGGCCGTTCGAGGACGCCGACCGCGGGACCGACGCCGACCTGACAGTCGCCGTCGGCCACGGCGGCCCCGCCGACGAGTCCGTTCGCGGCCGACCCGCGAGCGCGACCGCCTTCAAGGCCGTTCAGGAACTGGGCGTCGAGCCCGACGCGACGCTGGCGCTGGCCGGCGCCGTCGCCGCCGACGACCCCGGCGCGATCCCGTCGGCTCCGGAGCGGGCCGGCGTCGAGCGGCGGCCCGGCGTCGCCGTCCCGGTCGCCGACCTCGCGGACGGGCTGGCCCACACCACGCTCGTCCACGCCCCGTTCACGGGCGAGGAAGGGCGAGCGGCCGACGCGCTGGCCGACCTCGACCTCGGGGACGCCGTCGACGAGGAGGACCGCCGCAGGGTCGCCTCGCTGGTGGCCCTGACGGTCGCCGGCGATCCCGGCGCGACGGAGCGAGCGACCGAGGCCGTCGAGCGGGCGCTCCGGCCCCGCGTCGGCGGCCCGTTCGAGACGCTCGGCGGCTACGCCGACGTGCTCGACGCGACTGCGCGGGAACGGTCCGGCATCGCGGTGGCGCTGGCGCTGGGCGGCGACGTCCGCGAGGCGGCGCTGTCCGCCTGGCGTGACCACGCCGACCGGGCTCACGCGGCCGTCCGCGGGGCCGACGCGTCTCGCTACGAGGACCTGTCCGTCCTCCGCGACGCTGCCCCAGTCGGCACCGTCGCCCGCCTCGCGGCCGACTTCCGCTCGCCCGAGCCCGTGACGCTCGCGCTGGCCGGCGGCGAGGCCGCGGTCAGATCGACCGACGGCCGCGACGTCGCCGACGCCGTCGCCGCGGCCGCGAACGCCGTCAACGGAGAGGCAGTCGGGCGCGGCGACCGGGCGCGCGCACGAATCGACGACGCGGACGCCTTCGTCGCGGCGCTCCGGGAGGCACTATGAGACGCGCCGAGATCCGGACCACGCACGGCGACGCCGAGACCGCCGAGCGGATCGCCGCCGCGATCAGCCCGGACAACACCGACGAGATGTCGACCCGGACCGACGGCGACGCCGTCGTGACCGCAGTCGAGCGCGAGACGACCGGCGGACTCCACGCGACCGTCGACGACTACGTCGTCAACCTCCGCGTAGCGGCACAGTTATCCGACCGACTCACTTCACACGACACATGAGCGAACGATCCGTCTCACGACAGAAGCAGGAAAAGCGGTGGTACACCGTGCTCGCCCCCGAGCAGTTCGACCGGGCCGAGCTCGGCCGCACCACCGCCGACGAACCGGACAAGGTGCTCGGACGCACCATCGAGACCACGCTGGGCGACCTCGAGGGCGACGCCAGCGAGAACAACACCAAGCTGACCTTCAAGATCAACGAGGTCGCCTCGGACTCCGCGTACACGGAGTTCGTCCGCCACGAGCTCACGCGGGACTACCTCCGCTCGCTCGTGCGCCGGGGCTCCTCGAAGATCGAGGCTTACGTCACCGTGCTGACCACGGACGACTACCGCGTCCAGATCCAGCCCGTGGCGTTCACGACCAAGAAGGCCGACGCCAGTCAGGAGCAGGCCATCCGCCGGACGATGATCGACCTCGTCGAGGAGGCCGGCGACGAGCGGACCTTCCAGGACCTGATCGACTCGGTCGTGGAGGGCCGCCTCTCCTCGGCCATCTACGGCGAGGCCAAGGACGTCTACCCGCTGCGCCGCGTCGAGATCCAGAAGGCCACCCTCGAGGCCCGTCCCGAGGAGGTCGCCGAGGAAGAGGAGACCTCGGTCGCCGCCGACGCCGACGACGTCGACGTCGAGGCCGAATAAAGGACTTCGCGGCGGGGACTTCTTTCCGACCGCGACTGGGTAGCGGTCGCTCTGGACGGCGACGGCCGGAACCGGACAGCGGCGGCACTACTCCTCGACGACGATCCGACCGAGCATCTCGCCGGACTCGTGGGGCAGACAGACGTAGTCGTAGGTCCCGGGTACCTCGAAGGTGTGCTCGAAGGTCTGGGCCTCCGTCAGGACGCCGCCCGACCTGTTGCGCCAGGCGTCCCTCGCGGCTGACTCGCTGTCGTAGTCGCCGGAGGCGAAGTACGCCGCCTCGTCGGGGATACCGTCCTCGTAGGCGGTGACGGTGTGGCCCTGTTTGCTCGTGTTGCGCCAGACGACGGTGTCGCCCGCGGAGACGGTGTGCTCCTCGGGCCGGAACTCGATGGTAGACATCCCGATGTCGTACTCGTCGGCGCCGGAAGCACCGACTCCGAGACACCCCGCCAGTCCAGCGGCCGAGACGCCGGCCGCGGCCCGCAGGTACGCGCGGCGCTGCATGCACATACCTCTCGGCCGGAGCGCCATAGACGAATCGCTTCCGGACGATCAGGTCGCGTCCGGATCTGCACCCGAGACCACGTCGGCGTCGGTCGGCCCCTGCCCGTCGAACTCGGCGACGAACGCGTCGAGTTGCTCGGGGTCGTCGGCGCCCGGTAGCGCCCGCTCGGCCGTCCCGCAGTCGGCGTCGACGCCCAGCCGGTCGCAGATCAGGTCCGCCGTCGACTCGGCCATCAGCCGGTAGGTCGTCAGCTTCCCGCCGACGACGCTGACGCAGTTCCCGACGCCGTCGTCGGCGTGGTCCAGCCGGAAGAACCCCCGCGAGATGCCGCGGCCGCCGCGCTCGTCCTCGTCGGGCGCGTACAGCGGCCGGACGCCCCACCAGGTCCGGCGGACCGGGGCGTCGGCCGCCGGCGGGAACATCGCCGCGCACTCCTCGACGGTCGTCTCGACCTCCCAGTCCGCCCGCTCGTAGTCGTCCGGATCGGAGACCGGGACGCTCGTGGTGCCGAGGACGGCCTCGGTCTCGTGGGGCACGACGATGTCGCCGTCGTCCGGCGCCCGGCAGCGGTTGAGCACCGGACCGAGGCCGTCGTACTCGACCGACACCATCACGCCGCGGGTCGGTCGCATCTCGACGTCGAGGCCCGCCATCTCGGCCACCCGGCCGGCCCACGCGCCCGCGGCGTTGACGACGTACTCCGGTTCGACGACGTCGTCGACCGCCCCGCCGAGGCGGGCCTCGGCGACCCGCCCGTCCTCGACGGTCAGGTCCGAAAGCGGCGCGTGGGGGTGGACGTCGGCCCCCTGCTCCCTCGCGTCGGCGGCGTTGGCCGCCACCAGCCGCGATGGGTAGATCACCGCGTCGGGCACCCGCAGCGCGCGCTCGACGGCGGCGGCGAGGTCCGGAACCGCCTCGCGGGCCTCGTCGCCGTCGAGGGTCTCGACGTCCATCCCCACGTCCTCGCAGGCCGCGCGCTTGGCCTCGAAGTACGCCGGATCGTCCGATTCTAACTGGACGAACAGCCCGCCCGTCTCCCGGATCGCCGCGCCGGCGATCCGCCGGAGGATCCGGTTCTCACCGAGGCAGTCGTTCGCGTCTTCGGGCTCGTCCGGTACGTACCGCGCCCCGCTGTGGAGCAGCCCGTGCGAGCGCCCGGAGGTCCCGCTGCTCAGGCCGTCGCGGTCCACGAGCGTCACGTCCAGACCACGCAGCGCCAGGTCCCGGGCCACGCCTGCGCCCGTCGCCCCGCCGCCGACCACGAGTACATCTGTGGAGAGAGTCACGTCGTGCGCTTGGGGTGCCGGAGGGGTACACCTGACGCTCGGAGTGGAGGATGCTGTCGCTCCGGACAGTTAGCGGCGTAAAGAACCAGAAAGCCCCGGCCGGCTACGGTCGGGGGCTTCGCTGCGCGCGCTCCCGGCGGTAGCGTGCTTGCGTCAGCCGCCTTCCCGTAGCCAGCCGCCCCTTTCAGTCCCGCCCAGCGTTGATTGGCTAACCGGCTACGGGCGGGACTTTCTGGTTCTTCACAGGGATTCCAGATCCAGTTACTGCTGGGCGGTTCGCAACTGCAAAGTGCAGGGACCGGAAGGGTGGACTATGAAAGCGACCGCGAAGGCACACCCGATCCAGGGGCTGGTGAAGTACCACGGGATGCGCGACGAGGAGCTTCGGCTCCCGTACCACGACAGCATCAGCGTCTGCACGGCGCCGAGCCACACGCGGACCACCGCGGCGTTCGACCCCTCGCTGGAGGAGGACGTCTACGAGATCGACGGCGAGGCCGTCGAGGGGCGCGGGGCCGAGCGGATCCGGGCGGTAGTCGACCACGTCCGGGAGCTGGCCGGCGTCGACCACCGCGTCCGGTTCGTCTCGGAGAACTCCTTCCGGACGAACATCGGCTTCGGGTCCTCGTCGTCGGGGTTCGCCGCGGCGGCGATGGCCCTGGTCGAGGCCGCCGGGCTGGACATGACGCGGCCGGAGATCTCGACCGTCGCCCGCCGGGGCTCGTCCTCGGCGGCGCGGGCGGTGACGGGCGCGTTCTCGCACCTCCGGACCGGCCTCAACGACGAGGACTGTCGCTCGGAGCGCATCGAAACGGGCCTGGAGGACGACCTCCGCGTCGTCGCCGGGATGGTG
This genomic interval from Halomicrobium urmianum contains the following:
- a CDS encoding DUF7261 family protein, which produces MAHLNGDRGQILLVAALALAAVFVLLTVVVNSAIFTENLASRGETVGSDEALALRAAVVDNVGETVAYANRHNNSDYDALARNVTAETANVSAALSRHYVADGVVVEVTGPNEFANGTRIVDENESGSTFAGADGSVANWTVATDVDGVRAYRLNVSNGSVSTFGSDDAFSLTVENDTAEWRANFTRKSGTFTVGVDGTSDDGTCQVAGSPEYVRVDLTEGTVAGEPCAPLQFARDVSSPYDVSYRNGDAVSGNYSLVVNESGHSNDNLTDTAGTDDPYVHDAVYSADVRYRYDGPQLHYETNVTVAPGEPE
- a CDS encoding DUF7266 family protein — its product is MTDRAVSSALNYALTLAIATLLVTGLLIAGIDFVEARQDQVLRTELAVIGEQVAADLDRANRLAAAGDGTTAVWINQSFPERVAGARYWVRLEPETGSEPPRVVVEATDPAVTAAVRLKQTVTVAESRTDGGDVAVVYNDSGDPSTLEVADG
- a CDS encoding DUF7289 family protein, whose product is MADRAASEVLSFAMVFALVLASVTVVSVGGLESLQTARDAEQLDNAERAFDVLADNFRDVHQRGAPSRATEISLGSGELYTGANVTVEVSANRSDGGWDNVSREVRPLVYGGENERVLTYEGGGVFRKNRYGGRALVDPPFVFRDDRVLLTLVAPQTSTVESHGDATVLVRTNREDRAVPIHGGDYDDVYLNVTSPRRNQWQRYLRTETEAANCGPNGDDEAYVVCRYDDPGQLHVVVYDLGLTIER
- a CDS encoding DUF7289 family protein, with product MIFGAGSEGDGRAQSEPLGVLLVLSMVLAGAALVVTVGGSAILDTRQSLDVERAEKGLTQFDSQTALVALGNSRQTRVPLSQAGDASYRVHGGAGRMNVTVTNESTGDTRSLMDVTLGAVTYDDGERTIAYQGGGVWRGGPGGARMISPPEFHYRDATLTLPLVTVSGDRSLDGQVVVRKDGSSTQHFPDRAADRTNPLREGRINVTVSSRYYRAWGSYFDERTDGKVYYNHTADTVRAELIVPINESYENAVATTSEAGVTVNGNHDPPEPYDEGMNYPTIDSRIEDAIADCGGDNCTDVSEGDTVTSAGWYIHDGTFDGSLTVEDPDGNVTILVDGAYEPTNVTLEAVDDDESVSVYVRNDFVVDGGEEVNVVEGDAGNMETAVHSDGEVDFNGEAEYVGLIYAPGSTCDLNGNANLTGGAVCQTMDINGNPNEFTYDEAIEDTSLSLNGDDVIYITFLHVSENPVEITDG
- a CDS encoding 30S ribosomal protein S15; amino-acid sequence: MARMHTRRRGSSNSDKPAADEPPEWSDVDEDAIEERVVELAEQGHSPSEIGLKLRDEGVQGTPVPDVSLATGKKISEILEENDADPDLPEDLRNLMEQAVRLREHMDENPNDHQNKRALQNTQSKIRRLADYYRGDELDEDFTYSYDNAVELLE
- a CDS encoding KEOPS complex subunit Pcc1: MRRAEIRTTHGDAETAERIAAAISPDNTDEMSTRTDGDAVVTAVERETTGGLHATVDDYVVNLRVAAQLSDRLTSHDT
- a CDS encoding 30S ribosomal protein S3ae, which encodes MSERSVSRQKQEKRWYTVLAPEQFDRAELGRTTADEPDKVLGRTIETTLGDLEGDASENNTKLTFKINEVASDSAYTEFVRHELTRDYLRSLVRRGSSKIEAYVTVLTTDDYRVQIQPVAFTTKKADASQEQAIRRTMIDLVEEAGDERTFQDLIDSVVEGRLSSAIYGEAKDVYPLRRVEIQKATLEARPEEVAEEEETSVAADADDVDVEAE
- a CDS encoding cupredoxin domain-containing protein, encoding MQRRAYLRAAAGVSAAGLAGCLGVGASGADEYDIGMSTIEFRPEEHTVSAGDTVVWRNTSKQGHTVTAYEDGIPDEAAYFASGDYDSESAARDAWRNRSGGVLTEAQTFEHTFEVPGTYDYVCLPHESGEMLGRIVVEE
- a CDS encoding FAD-dependent oxidoreductase translates to MTLSTDVLVVGGGATGAGVARDLALRGLDVTLVDRDGLSSGTSGRSHGLLHSGARYVPDEPEDANDCLGENRILRRIAGAAIRETGGLFVQLESDDPAYFEAKRAACEDVGMDVETLDGDEAREAVPDLAAAVERALRVPDAVIYPSRLVAANAADAREQGADVHPHAPLSDLTVEDGRVAEARLGGAVDDVVEPEYVVNAAGAWAGRVAEMAGLDVEMRPTRGVMVSVEYDGLGPVLNRCRAPDDGDIVVPHETEAVLGTTSVPVSDPDDYERADWEVETTVEECAAMFPPAADAPVRRTWWGVRPLYAPDEDERGGRGISRGFFRLDHADDGVGNCVSVVGGKLTTYRLMAESTADLICDRLGVDADCGTAERALPGADDPEQLDAFVAEFDGQGPTDADVVSGADPDAT
- the mvaD gene encoding phosphomevalonate decarboxylase MvaD gives rise to the protein MKATAKAHPIQGLVKYHGMRDEELRLPYHDSISVCTAPSHTRTTAAFDPSLEEDVYEIDGEAVEGRGAERIRAVVDHVRELAGVDHRVRFVSENSFRTNIGFGSSSSGFAAAAMALVEAAGLDMTRPEISTVARRGSSSAARAVTGAFSHLRTGLNDEDCRSERIETGLEDDLRVVAGMVPSYKETEAAHEEAAESHMFESRMAHIHGQIAEMRDALRAGDFERTFELAEHDSLSLAATTMTGPAGWVYWQPQTIEIFNAVRELRTEEDVPVYFSVDTGASVYVNTTADHVDRVEEVVADCGVETRRWEVGGPARVLDEDAALF